A region from the Acidobacteriota bacterium genome encodes:
- a CDS encoding PIN domain-containing protein has protein sequence MAIILDADVIIRGEKGTFDLGTWLASRPDDLFEVASITVAELWHGVERATGPHRARRLHYLQTFLSPLPIVPYTEHTAYEHARIWAELEAAGKMVGSYDMIVAATAIERTSVVATFNARHFNVVPGLATIIPR, from the coding sequence ATGGCGATAATCCTGGACGCAGATGTCATCATCCGCGGCGAAAAGGGAACCTTCGATCTAGGGACGTGGCTGGCGAGCCGGCCGGACGACCTGTTTGAGGTGGCCTCCATCACGGTCGCTGAACTCTGGCACGGCGTGGAGAGGGCCACGGGGCCCCACAGGGCGAGGCGGCTGCATTACCTGCAGACATTCCTGTCGCCGTTGCCCATTGTTCCCTACACGGAGCACACCGCGTACGAACACGCTCGAATCTGGGCGGAACTCGAGGCCGCCGGCAAGATGGTTGGCTCCTACGACATGATTGTGGCCGCGACGGCCATCGAACGCACCAGTGTGGTCGCCACGTTCAACGCTCGCCACTTCAACGTCGTGCCGGGCCTGGCGACCATCATTCCTCGCTAA
- a CDS encoding ABC transporter ATP-binding protein codes for MVIDVQHLTKTYGAFKAVDDFSFGVAAGEVVGLIGPNGAGKTSTLRCLVGIQAPTTGTITIGGHDIVSDAVAAKFNLAFMADEPQLFDYLTVMEHLRLTARLYKVSDVEARARKLLDELELTGKEQSLPVELSRGMKQKVAIACGLLHDPAVLLFDEPLTGLDPLGIRRMKETIVSRGRAGAAVMVSSHLLHMVEEICTRVIIIDHGRKIADGTLDQLKAQPELAAAGSSLEQIFLTATAREP; via the coding sequence ATGGTGATCGACGTCCAGCACCTGACCAAGACGTACGGCGCGTTCAAGGCCGTTGACGACTTCTCATTCGGCGTCGCCGCCGGCGAGGTCGTCGGCCTGATCGGCCCCAACGGCGCGGGCAAGACCTCTACACTGCGCTGCCTGGTCGGCATCCAGGCGCCCACCACAGGCACTATCACGATCGGCGGTCACGACATCGTGTCGGATGCGGTCGCCGCCAAGTTCAACCTCGCGTTCATGGCGGACGAACCGCAGTTGTTCGACTACCTCACGGTGATGGAACACCTGCGCCTCACCGCGCGGCTCTACAAGGTGTCCGACGTCGAGGCGCGTGCCAGAAAGCTGCTCGACGAACTGGAACTGACCGGGAAAGAGCAGTCGCTGCCGGTGGAACTCTCGCGCGGCATGAAGCAGAAGGTGGCGATTGCCTGCGGCCTGCTGCACGACCCCGCGGTGCTGCTGTTCGACGAGCCGCTCACCGGCCTCGATCCGCTCGGCATCCGGCGCATGAAGGAGACGATCGTCTCGCGCGGGCGCGCCGGCGCGGCGGTGATGGTGTCGTCGCATCTGCTGCACATGGTCGAGGAGATCTGCACACGCGTCATCATCATCGACCACGGCCGGAAGATCGCCGACGGAACGCTCGACCAGCTGAAGGCGCAGCCCGAGCTGGCCGCGGCCGGATCGTCGCTCGAGCAGATCTTCCTCACGGCCACTGCGCGCGAGCCGTAG
- a CDS encoding class I SAM-dependent methyltransferase, with the protein METTVCTLCGANRPRRLYQKFGLDISRCRACGMVYAGPQRLTREETWARYSSTYFFGEYLPSLGVVDGKVDLATLDGRHRRTLDHIRLCRRLGTLLEIGSGAGLFLKAAERDGWTVAGLEVMTAGAEFAQTTLGLDVRQVAFEDADLPAAAYDVVAVFEVIEHLSDPAGSLRRILSLLRPGGSVAISTPNISSFSHLALGRAWAVLSPAEHLSYFNEKTLDELLRCAGYVNVRFDRQYAGDGRYETMLPTHSHEPKSRRTRAYTSLVNRLSPFFLRQVQRLGIADGLHCLADRPE; encoded by the coding sequence ATGGAAACAACCGTCTGCACGCTGTGCGGCGCGAATCGGCCGCGCCGTCTGTATCAGAAATTTGGTCTCGACATCTCGAGGTGCCGGGCCTGCGGGATGGTGTATGCGGGGCCGCAGCGCCTGACGCGCGAAGAAACGTGGGCGCGCTACAGTTCGACCTACTTCTTCGGCGAGTACCTGCCTTCGCTCGGTGTCGTTGACGGGAAGGTGGATCTGGCGACACTCGACGGCCGGCACAGGCGGACTCTCGATCACATCCGGCTCTGCCGCCGACTTGGCACCCTGCTCGAAATCGGAAGCGGCGCGGGCCTGTTTCTGAAGGCCGCGGAACGCGACGGGTGGACGGTGGCGGGCCTGGAAGTGATGACGGCGGGCGCGGAGTTCGCGCAGACCACACTTGGTCTTGACGTCCGGCAAGTGGCGTTCGAGGATGCCGACCTGCCGGCTGCGGCCTACGACGTCGTCGCCGTGTTTGAGGTCATCGAGCACCTCTCCGATCCGGCCGGCAGCCTTCGCCGGATTCTCAGCCTGTTGCGGCCGGGGGGATCCGTGGCGATCAGCACACCCAACATTTCGTCGTTCAGTCATCTCGCTCTTGGCCGGGCGTGGGCAGTCCTTAGTCCTGCCGAGCACCTGTCCTACTTCAACGAGAAGACGCTCGACGAGTTGCTTAGGTGCGCCGGCTATGTGAACGTGCGCTTCGACAGGCAATACGCGGGCGACGGCCGCTACGAGACGATGCTGCCGACGCACAGTCACGAGCCGAAATCACGACGCACGAGGGCGTACACGTCGCTGGTCAACCGCCTCTCCCCGTTCTTTCTTCGACAGGTGCAACGTCTGGGGATCGCAGATGGACTGCATTGTCTGGCCGATCGGCCGGAGTAG